actaaaaataaatatgagagagaataataaaaagttaaaaattatattttacactctcaaatttttttaataattgaaaaaatttattttcatttcttttatacTTAAGAATTAAGATGCCGAGTTGTCCTACGAAATATatgaaatcaaatttaattattgaaATCGAAGGATATGATGAGCTCGTAGACAACTATAATATGTACGGCTTTGCTACATCCGTATGGCATTCGAAACTAAAACTGAGGAATTAGAACGAGGAAAATAGCACCCAGAGAGAGTAGTAGAGAACTcggctgattttttttatatggaagAGATATTGGTGTTTTTTTGGAAAATGGGATTATTTGGTGTAATTATAGATAGGTGGATTTTGTAGGTAAAAAGtcaacacgtggggggcgtggtgGACACGTGGCAGCATTCTGGCCAACACGTGGGGGCGTGGTGGACACGTGGCAGCGTATTGTGCAACACGTGGAAGACGTGGTGCAACACGTGGGGGCGTGTTGGACGAGTTCCACAATactgtaatacacttcaaatatcaatattcaaccaaaacaccatctccctttccatattaaaaataatttctgagagAACTctctcaattttttaatttcgTGTTCACGTGCCGGAGGAGCCAACTTCCAATTTAAAAATTCAATGGATCGTCTAGTCTACATCTATAGACCTATCTAACTCTCTTTATTTAGTAACATGtgcattattattaatttattattattaacctcaagaaaaagaaaaacgttACAAGTTGTATTGACGATTGAACTCGCGCCCACAATGAATTACTGATTCGCTATTCCTCAATTGTGTGCAAAATAAAGCCATGAAGACTGAAGCTGCATCAACTTGCTAGCTGGATTATTCGGCACTTTTAGGATTAGGTCTTCAAATTCAACCATCCCCAATCATCAACCCCCTCCATTCCGTTTGACCCACCATCCTCTCAGGTATTGCTTCATCAACGCTCCATCCTCGGTATCcccaaattcaaaatcaaaataaaacctcTCTCCATTTTCCTCTCATATATCAATTAACATCCTATATGTGTAagaccaaaatggccaccaacgcCGCCAACCCTACCTCAAGCCCACGACCCTCTCGAAATCCGGCCTCCCGCTCCAACTCCCAGCCCAGTACTCAAGCCCAAACGCCAAGGACATCGACACCAAAGCCCACCGCTCCATCCCGCTTTTCCCCAACCGCAACCGCAACCGCAACCACCACCTCCTACTCGGACCCTACAACATCATCTTCCTACGGCAGCTTCTCCACCACCGGCTACCGCCTCTCCTCCGACAACTCCATCTCCAGCCGCACCTCCCTCACCCACCTTCGCGATACTCTCCCCGAAAACCCAAACATCTATGACTTCTCCGAAATATGCGTCGCCACCAACAACTTCCTCGCCAAGCGCTACTCCTCCTCATCTTCCACTCCTTCCTGGCGCTGCACTCTACGCGGTGCTGACGTCATCGTCTTCCAGCGCAAGTTCCGCCGGAAGCTCGAGACCTCGCAGCTCCGGGAGCGGCTCTCCCTGATCTGCCGGAGCCATATCGTCAGCATCATCAAGCTCCTCGGCGCGTCCATCTCCGGCGACCACATCTACCTCGTCTACGAGTTCGTCCACGGCGCGAACCTCTCCGAATGCCTTCGGAACAAGATCAACACTCACTTCACGGTGCTGTCGACTTGGCTCTCGAGAATGCAGGTGGCCACCGATGTCGCTCACGGCCTCGATTACGTTCACAACAAGACAGGATTGAGCATCACTTTCGTCCACAACCACATCAAGAGCAGCGCTATAGTCATCACCGAGCCTAATTTCAATGCTAGGGTTTGCCATTTCGGTGCCGCGCAGCTCTGCGGTGAGATCCAGGAAGAGGAAAGCGATGTCGCTGCCGCGAAATTGGGAGAAATCGAGGAGGAACCCTTGGCATCTCCTTCCCCGGCGAGGTCCGAAAAATGGAAACGATCGGGTGGTTCTGGCATGCAATTCGAGGGGGTGAGGGGCTACATGTCGCCGGAATTTCAGGCCACCGGCGTGGCGACGCAGAAGTCCGACGTGTACGCGTTCGGTGTGGTCATGCTGGAGCTTCTCTCCGGGGAGGAGCCGCTGAGGTTCAGGTACGACAAGAAGAGTGGAGAGTTCGTGAGGACATCTGTGATCGACGCTGCGAGGGCGGCCGTGGACGGTGGTGAGGGGGCGCTGAGGAGGTGGGTGGATAAGAGGCTGAAAGACTCGTTCCCGGTTGAGGTTGCCGAGAAGGTGACACGTGTGGCGTTGGATTGCGTACACGTGGATCCAGATAAGAGGCCCAAGATGGGTCGCGTAGCTGACAAGATATCAAAGCTGTATTTGGAATCAAAGATTTGGTCTGAAAATGTTAGAATGCCCACTGAAATTTCTGTTTCTTTGGCTCCTCGATGAGATTTTCCTCTCGTGGCGGCccctttttttgttttattattaattCTTAACCCTTTCATAAGATTAGGAGAATTTCGAGCGTAGATCAAGTAGAAATAGATTAACAATCATTCTTGAGGTCTTAGATGACTTCTTCTGTGGATGATGCTTTGTCTTTGTGGATTATTGAGTTTTTAATTCGATTTGATTGTGACAAGAGTTGGGGGAATATGTAAATTCACAGAGATGATACATAATATTTTATTTGGAGTTTATAGGATTGGCTACCAGTATAGTATTAATATTAAGATACGTCATAATTTGATAGAGAATGTTATAAAACAAAACATTATTTCCTTTTCTTCCGACAATGTTTAATCTACTTTAAGATTTGAACTGATGATGCATCTACAATCACATGCTCATTtagtttataatttatataaaagcaAGTATGAACTTCATGAGTAATTAGCTGAGCAATGAGGTGGCATCGATTTGAAAGTCTAtgaattgacttttttttttttttaatatcctAATGAATTGGTCTCTTTCTAAACGTAATTCAACTTTAAAAATTGTCAGCAAAATCTGAAAAGGGTTTAGGTAGTTGATCAGTGCAGTCGATATCGAATCAATAATGCTTGCCCAACTTGATATATTCAACGGGGTCTATCATCTATCGTCGAAATAAGGTTGGTTCATACACGGGTTGTTATAATTGGTATGATGCTATGATTTTAACTGGCGATGCTATGCTATAATGCTAAAGTGCCAATTGACAAATTGGAACATGTGACGCTAATGCTGCAAATTTTTGGCCTTTCCTTGTTTGACTTTTATCTGTAATGGAAAAGTTATTGGCAAACCACTGTTGAATGCCGACATACTCATTGCTCACTCTCAACCACTGTTCCAACAATTTTGCTGCGGTGATCATATATTGGTGCGGATGAACATGCGGTTTTATATGTGATGTGAAATATAATACACAACTCACACGCTTCACTATTTGTGCGGGCCTAGCCTGGCGTGGCGATGCAAGTGCCTGAAAGTTTTGTACAAAAGAAAATGCGACGATGAAAGGCCAAAAATGTGTTATAGAGCTCTAAAAAAATGCATGTAATCTtgagtcaatccagaaaatagaaggccatgtcaaaaataaaaagatgtgacaaaaagaaaaaggagttaaccccaagaacaggaagaaaaaATCAACGACTGAAATGAAGTCATACGGCAGGTTAAAAAGAGTTAATtagatatctaattttttttaatcaacttAGATTAGTCTAATAATTAGTTTGTTAGTCTGCATAAATAAGTATTAGAATGACCATCagattaatctttaatttatggaGTTAGAagataatgtaaaaaaaatctatttttttaaattataaattctttgaaaagtaaaagttaaaaattaattttataataaaaaattaattgatattatgGTCAATGGGCAAGATGcccaaaaagaaaataataattaagaaatagCACAAGAGAAATTAAACTTCCTAAAATTCACAGATACGTTTGAGTGgacttttttatatataaaaattaaaataaattaatattatattagtctCCCAACCCTAAAATTAAATACACACTAGTtctcttttaatatttaaataaatcatTCTATAAGGTTTAGCTTTATATTAGAACAGTATGAATTAAACCAACTTGAGTTAGTCGAATAGTCCTTTTACTCATCTATTTTTACTCGTCTATTTAAACATGTATTGGGAGTTTACCTTTTGCATATAGCAACTCATTAGTTAGTGACATAAAATCCAAATCTGATAGATCAGATTAGGAGATatcatgaaaaaaagaaaaaaatatacaaattaaaattctaaaagaaaatattatctttttaaaagtTAGATCACAATTGGCTGGAACTATTTATAACAAACTCAAAGAAACTTTATTACGATTTATGAATAAAATCTAGGATATTTTTTGAGTATTTGGATcggtttaaaaatataaaattgatataatttattatgatttagattaaattagatcaatttatattttatttaaatttaaaatttaaaatttaaaacttatagAAATAATTTAACTTTgttaaattacaaaaatttttatacattaaaatttagATGTGATatggtttaaattaaaaatcaatttaaaattataaatagtaACTTCTTGTATATATACTctaattttgttatattttttattttttatttaataaatgtcCCTCATTATAGTACCATAAAGATAGTatattcttaatttatttttagttatatatttttagtaaaatttagaTGATTAATAATTGATTGTAACTGTCTGAttaattgaataagaaaaataaaactaagcTAAACAAAAACAAGCTAAAGCCGacca
This region of Arachis hypogaea cultivar Tifrunner chromosome 8, arahy.Tifrunner.gnm2.J5K5, whole genome shotgun sequence genomic DNA includes:
- the LOC112706817 gene encoding probable receptor-like protein kinase At1g33260; translated protein: MCKTKMATNAANPTSSPRPSRNPASRSNSQPSTQAQTPRTSTPKPTAPSRFSPTATATATTTSYSDPTTSSSYGSFSTTGYRLSSDNSISSRTSLTHLRDTLPENPNIYDFSEICVATNNFLAKRYSSSSSTPSWRCTLRGADVIVFQRKFRRKLETSQLRERLSLICRSHIVSIIKLLGASISGDHIYLVYEFVHGANLSECLRNKINTHFTVLSTWLSRMQVATDVAHGLDYVHNKTGLSITFVHNHIKSSAIVITEPNFNARVCHFGAAQLCGEIQEEESDVAAAKLGEIEEEPLASPSPARSEKWKRSGGSGMQFEGVRGYMSPEFQATGVATQKSDVYAFGVVMLELLSGEEPLRFRYDKKSGEFVRTSVIDAARAAVDGGEGALRRWVDKRLKDSFPVEVAEKVTRVALDCVHVDPDKRPKMGRVADKISKLYLESKIWSENVRMPTEISVSLAPR